TCCATTTGACTTCTATCTCAATAGCGATCGCTTAATCGTTTTTTCCTCTCGACCCAAGTGCTATCCTCTCTTGGCAAGCGACTAAAAAGAGTCTTATTTGTTCCGCTGCATATTGCGACGAGCAACCCAAATAACGAAAGCAACGATAATAATACCAAGTACAATTTTGGAAACTGGGCCGAGGTACTTATCTACAAGTTCATAATTATCCCCCAACGCATACCCAATATAGGTGAGCAAAACCACCCATATTGTAGTGCCCAAAGTTGAGTAGGCTATGAATGGTATTATTGGCATAGTGCTAATACCAGCCGGGATGGAAATTAGAGTCCGAATTCCTGGTACAAGGCGACCGAGAAAGACGGCTTTATTGCCATGTTTGTAAAACCAGCGTCTTGACTTTTCAATGTCATCACCTGATATTCCCAGCCACTTGCCATATTTGTCGGCTAAAGTCTTCAAGCGTTCCTCGCCCAAGAAGGAGCCTGCATAGTACCAAGGCAATGCTCCCAACATCGTCCCCAACACTCCTGCCAAAACCGCATAGGAGAAGTTCATATTGCCTTTTGCGACGGTGAACCCTGCCAAGGGCATGATCAACTCTGAGGGGATGGGAGGAAATAGGTTTTCTGCAAACATCAGCAGTCCTATTCCCAGATAGCCCAGCGAAGTCATTATCTCCGTTACCCATTTCTCCATCGAGTTGCTCCTTTGAGTGGGATGTGATTTTACGAGCGTTACGCTACTTTACATTGATTAACATCAGTTTTAACACATGAATTATCCGTACACCATTGTTTAGGAAGCCAGATGGCGATCGCGTGGACAAGGGGCACTCGCTTGCAAATAATATTTCGCTGCTAAACTTCCGCTGTAGTAACAGCGGTTCGCATCTGTTGCTGAAGTGGAACTAAAGCTCCGGGTAATTAATAGTTAACTTGCTAATTTTTCAGCAGAAAATGCCCAGTTTTGCATAGTATCTGCTTGACTGGTATTTATCCAATAATTAAATACTTTTATTTTTTAATTACAATTACTGTATGCGCTTTTTAAATTTGCCTTGTACTTAATCGCGATCGTTTTTAGCGTTCGTCCGTCTAACAATCCAGTAACCTATCGACAAGCAAAGAACTGATATTCCTAACCCAATTACCTGATCGCCTTCAACTTTTTCTAGGTCGAGGATAATAATTTTACGAGCTACGGCAATGATAGACGTAACAATCACCAACTCCACCTGAACAACGTGTTTTTTCAGGTAAGCAG
The Microcoleus sp. FACHB-831 DNA segment above includes these coding regions:
- a CDS encoding DedA family protein, with translation MEKWVTEIMTSLGYLGIGLLMFAENLFPPIPSELIMPLAGFTVAKGNMNFSYAVLAGVLGTMLGALPWYYAGSFLGEERLKTLADKYGKWLGISGDDIEKSRRWFYKHGNKAVFLGRLVPGIRTLISIPAGISTMPIIPFIAYSTLGTTIWVVLLTYIGYALGDNYELVDKYLGPVSKIVLGIIIVAFVIWVARRNMQRNK